A single Anopheles arabiensis isolate DONGOLA chromosome 2, AaraD3, whole genome shotgun sequence DNA region contains:
- the LOC120895076 gene encoding protein phosphatase 1 regulatory subunit 7-like, translating to MMAITVATSECVFVFLLFLQHLPAGSGNFTNTLWAHQCDPGSEIFACTVPNFFYKPNHNHSTLVAPGTVRKVRLAYPRDKILLRDNIVAYDAVLHEILKRPRAVQIENVIIKTVDLPLDLEYADFSSNLIATVSAPEVNGSEYALRYLDLQYNRLTAIDSMRTLVHLETLLLAHNRIVVVDGSVLKSFPKLSGLHLGANQLEEFPYADLPATLEWLVLCRNDFANVLEFTGMYAPALKLLNLQDNFLNSLNIDSLLAAAPNLKELLLRNDFIAIDGASEIVHKLQEAGIAHDKLAHSDQESDYDEEDGDGDSYHHTNQKHQAREYIFSGLLALMNVCVMAWGGFRLYKALHSDK from the exons ATGATGGCAATCACTGTCGCCACTTcagagtgtgtttttgt CTTCCTTTTGTTCCTACAGCATCTTCCGGCTGGCTCCGGTAACTTTACGAACACACTGTGGGCGCATCAGTGTGATCCCGGGTCGGAAATATTTGCCTGCACCGTACCCAACTTTTTCTACAAACCAAACCACAACCATTCGACACTGGTAGCGCCCGGAACGGTACGCAAAGTGAGGCTTGCCTATCCGAGGGATAAAATTCTTCTGCGCGACAATATCGTTGCGTACGATGCCGTGCTTCACGAGATCCTAAAGCGCCCACGAGCAGTTCAAATCGAAAATGTCATCATCAAGACAGTAGACCTACCGCTCGACCTCGAGTATGCGGACTTTAGTAGCAATCTGATTGCAACCGTATCCGCACCGGAAGTGAACGGTTCCGAGTATGCGCTACGCTATCTGGACCTGCAGTACAATCGGTTGACAGCGATCGATAGTATGCGTACGCTGGTGCATCTCGAAACGCTACTGCTTGCTCACAACCGCATCGTTGTGGTGGACGGTTCGGTGTTGAAGAGTTTCCCCAAACTGTCCGGCCTTCATCTGGGTGCCAATCAGCTGGAGGAGTTTCCGTACGCCGATCTGCCCGCCACGCTCGAGTGGCTCGTTTTGTGCCGGAATGATTTTGCTAATGTACTGGAGTTTACGGGCATGTATGCGCCTGCGCTGAAGTTGTTGAACCTGCAGGACAATTTCCTGAACAGCTTGAACATTGACTCGCTGCTGGCGGCCGCTCCCAACCTGAAGGAGTTGTTGCTGCGGAATGATTTCATCGCTATCGATGGTGCCAGCGAAATTGTGCATAAGCTGCAGGAAGCGGGCATAGCGCATGATAAACTAGCGCACAGCGACCAGGAATCGGACTATGATGAGGAGGACGGAGATGGTGACTCGTACCATCATACGAACCAGAAGCACCAAGCACGGGAGTACATTTTTTCTGGCCTGCTGGCGTTGATGAACGTGTGCGTGATGGCGTGGGGAGGTTTTCGCCTGTACAAGGCGTTACACAGTGACAAGTGA
- the LOC120895074 gene encoding uncharacterized protein LOC120895074, producing the protein MVDYCNTRSATSAATSIATPATFRPSKSRHGAREKSLPLHKSLGEGAMDAGQQARVRTVRLVRPHHGYSHRNLPITGSNFGFSIRGGLEYGTGFFVSAIERDSEADRQGLKVGDQIIRVNGYQVEDAVHRELAQFIANQERLIMKVRGLGILPIKERTADPLTWHVVSFGMSRDKQDALLLEEPCGGRDVKVILSVAPRTKLGCGICKGPDWKPGIFVQFTKEGGVAREAGLRPGDQILSCNGHSFAEATFGEAVAVMKSSHVLELVVRPSAGLDLFPGESSGYNSSASSVNGDQSPCWGDQTSKRLSIVREESITHDRRRLAAAPVATVPEMPPASDRKLGVPPPPPPQPQQQLHHQDEQQVQQQQQQQQQQLTPRGTLAGGATRRKNTTIIEFSERGAIVNPEAKQSETKTIIVEVHRSASAGSMVDDETGHGAAAAGTIIPPPPPLFADTVTTSSGQSVTNAAAAPSSTSLAQEQASAAAAHHSLSNAISDELRRRAQKKAAPAGGGATDPATGPAAALTELENRLKEKNVRLRPVTMAISDERHTALMDEFRAVHKRMFKNGFDNAELKKQPPKTNDADHGQPIQDAVNGANGARKSPKGTMGRVAASEMAKASGDSAELESIESFKLNNPQQPPVRPPSYYFCPQATGPPTMKKSQKPIAVTISEYATSAGRTEEPKKTTRFDFGQLRSMTEAIGGGGPVGGPKEGPLSRQRQAPAT; encoded by the exons ATGGTCGACTACTGTAACACACGATCGGCGACTAGTGCAGCTACCTCCATCGCGACTCCCGCCACCTTTCGACCAAGTAAATCGCGACATGGGGCACGTGAAAAATCCCTACCGCTGCACAAATCGCTCGGCGAAGGAGCGATGGACGCTGGGCAGCAGGCACGGGTGCGTACGGTGCGTCTGGTACGGCCCCACCATGGCTACAGTCATCGGAACCTACCGATCACGGGCAGCAACTTTGGCTTTTCCATACGCGGCGGGTTGGAGTACGGCACCGGGTTCTTCGTGTCCGCTATAGAGCGTGATTCTGAAGCTGATCGGCAGGGATTGAAG GTAGGAGATCAGATCATACGCGTCAATGGGTATCAGGTGGAGGATGCAGTACATCGCGAGCTGGCCCAATTCATTGCCAATCAGGAGCGACTGATCATGAAGGTGCGCGGGCTCGGCATCCTACCGATCAAAGA ACGTACAGCCGACCCGCTAACCTGGCACGTGGTGTCGTTTGGAATGTCGCGTGACAAGCAggacgcgctgctgctggaggaacCGTGCGGTGGGCGCGATGTGAAGGTGATCCTCTCGGTGGCACCCCGCACCAAGCTGGGCTGCGGCATTTGCAAGGGTCCCGACTGGAAGCCGGGCATATTTGTCCAGTTCACCAAGGAGGGAGGCGTGGCGCGGGAGGCCGGCTTACGGCCCGGCGATCAGATTCTGTCCTGCAATGGGCACAGCTTTGCCGAGGCCACGTTCGGCGAGGCGGTGGCCGTGATGAAGTCATCGCACGTGCTCGAGCTGGTGGTGCGCCCCAGTGCCGGGTTGGATCTGTTCCCGGGCGAATCGAGCGGCTACAACAGCTCGGCGAGCAGTGTCAACGGTGACCAGAGTCCGTGCTGGGGTGACCAGACGTCCAAGCGGCTAAGCATCGTGCGGGAGGAATCGATCACGCACGATCGCCGTCGGCTGGCAGCGGCACCGGTCGCAACAGTACCGGAAATGCCACCAGCCAGCGATAGAAAATTGGGCGTCCCACCTCCACCGCCGCCTCAACCCCAACAACAACTCCATCATCAGGATGAACAAcaggttcagcagcagcagcagcagcagcaacaacaactgaCCCCGAGGGGCACACTGGCTGGAGGGGCGACACGCAGGAagaacaccaccatcatcgagtTCTCCGAGCGGGGCGCAATCGTGAACCCTGAAGCGAAACAGAGTGAAACGAAAACGATCATTGTCGAGGTGCACCGGAGCGCATCGGCCGGCTCGATGGTGGACGACGAGACGGGCCATGGAGCTGCAGCAGCGGGTACGATCATTCCACCGCCTCCGCCCCTGTTCGCCGACACCGTCACGACATCCAGTGGCCAGTCGGTGACGAATGCAGCAGCGGCACCGTCCAGCACGTCGCTAGCGCAAGAACAAGCGTCCGCCGCTGCGGCCCATCACAGCCTGAGCAACGCAATATCGGACGAGCTGCGGCGCCGGGCACAGAAGAAAGCGGCACCGGCGGGCGGCGGCGCGACGGACCCGGCCACCGGGCCGGCCGCCGCCCTCACCGAGCTCGAGAATCGGCTGAAGGAAAAGAACGTCCGTTTGCGCCCGGTAACGATGGCCATTTCAGACGAACGGCACACCGCCCTGATGGACGAGTTCCGGGCGGTGCACAAACGTATGTTCAAGAATGGATTCGACAACGCGGAACTaaag AAACAGCCCCCCAAAACGAATGATGCGGACCACGGTCAGCCGATCCAGGACGCAGTCAACGGTGCAAATGGGGCAAGGAAATCGCCCAAAGGCACGATGGGACGAGTGGCGGCGTCAGAAATGGCCAAGGCAAGCGGCGACAGTGCCGAGCTGGAATCGATCGAATCGTTCAAGCTGAACAATCCGCAACAACCACCGGTACGGCCCCCTTCGTACTACTTCTGCCCGCAGGCAACCGGGCCGCCAACGATGAAGAAATCCCAAAAACCGATCGCCGTCACGATCAGCGAGTATGCGACGAGTGCGGGACGGACGGAAGAGCCCAAAAAGACGACCCGGTTCGATTTTGGACAGCTGCGATCCATGACGGAAGCTATCGGGGGTGGTGGTCCCGTCGGTGGCCCTAAGGAGGGCCCGTTAAGTAGACAGCGCCAAGCTCCAGCAACGTAG